A window of Verrucomicrobiia bacterium contains these coding sequences:
- the nuoB gene encoding NADH-quinone oxidoreductase subunit NuoB, whose product MQTSTEIGYNSKVEGDVVVTQLDAALNWFRKNSLWPMPMGLACCAIELMAAGASRFDISRFGSEVMRFSPRQSDVMIVAGTVTYKMALAVKRIYDQMAEPKWVIAMGACASTGGMYRSYAVLQGVDRIIPVDVYVAGCPPRPEALLDALIKLQNKVAKEPVISVQRKVIADTSV is encoded by the coding sequence ATGCAGACAAGCACCGAGATCGGCTATAATTCGAAGGTCGAAGGCGACGTCGTCGTTACGCAACTGGACGCCGCCCTCAACTGGTTCCGCAAGAATTCCCTTTGGCCCATGCCAATGGGGCTGGCTTGCTGCGCGATCGAATTGATGGCTGCGGGCGCGAGCCGGTTCGATATTTCCCGCTTCGGTTCCGAAGTCATGCGATTTTCGCCGCGCCAATCCGATGTCATGATTGTCGCCGGCACGGTCACTTATAAAATGGCGCTGGCGGTCAAACGCATCTACGACCAAATGGCTGAACCCAAGTGGGTTATCGCGATGGGCGCGTGCGCCTCGACCGGTGGCATGTATCGCAGCTACGCCGTTTTGCAAGGCGTGGATCGCATCATTCCGGTGGATGTTTATGTGGCCGGTTGCCCGCCGCGTCCCGAAGCTTTGCTCGATGCCCTGATCAAACTGCAAAATAAAGTGGCCAAAGAACCGGTCATTTCCGTGCAGCGAAAAGTCATCGCTGACACTTCGGTATAA
- the nuoD gene encoding NADH dehydrogenase (quinone) subunit D yields MATTHDIEFRDPQARIVTALAADAAGTSPSHELTDMQGEKMVLNMGPSHPATHGVLRIILELDGELITKAFPDIGYLHRGDEKIAENMTYTQFIPYTDRLDYLAPLANNVAYALAVEKLHGIDKDLPPRCQYIRVMCCELARISSHLLGLGAFAMDVGALTVFLHTFTQRETIYNLIEALTGARFTTSYTRIGGVSRDLPPGWLDQLRKFLKEVAVNFEESEKLLTRNRIFMDRTRDIGVISKEDAIDYALSGPNLRGSGVDFDLRKAHPYLVYDQLQFDIPTGSVGDCYDRYLVRMEEMRQSARILAQCADKIPDGPVHIQNGKTVLPPKEKVLTGMEELIHQFILVTQGENAPPGEVYFGAENPKGELGFYIHSKGGGTPHRLKIRAPSFVNLSILSHSLPGHLMSDVVAILGSLDFVMGECDR; encoded by the coding sequence ATGGCCACGACTCACGACATTGAATTTCGCGACCCGCAGGCGCGCATCGTCACCGCGCTCGCGGCGGACGCTGCCGGCACGTCGCCTTCGCATGAGTTGACGGACATGCAGGGCGAGAAGATGGTCCTCAACATGGGGCCGTCGCACCCGGCGACGCACGGCGTGTTGCGCATCATTCTCGAACTGGATGGCGAACTGATCACCAAGGCTTTTCCCGACATCGGTTATCTGCATCGCGGCGATGAAAAAATCGCCGAGAACATGACCTACACGCAGTTCATTCCCTACACCGACCGCCTCGACTATCTCGCGCCGCTCGCGAATAACGTCGCCTACGCGCTCGCAGTGGAAAAACTGCACGGCATTGACAAAGACCTTCCGCCGCGCTGCCAATACATCCGCGTGATGTGCTGCGAACTGGCGCGCATCTCGTCGCATTTGCTTGGCCTGGGCGCGTTCGCGATGGACGTCGGCGCGCTCACGGTTTTTCTTCATACCTTCACGCAGCGCGAGACGATTTATAATTTGATCGAGGCCCTCACCGGCGCGCGATTCACGACGAGTTACACGCGCATCGGCGGTGTGTCGCGCGATTTGCCGCCCGGTTGGCTGGACCAGTTGCGCAAGTTTTTGAAGGAAGTTGCGGTGAATTTTGAGGAGTCGGAAAAATTGCTGACGCGCAATCGCATCTTCATGGATCGCACGCGGGACATCGGCGTGATCTCGAAGGAAGACGCGATTGATTACGCGCTCAGCGGGCCGAACCTGCGCGGCAGCGGCGTGGATTTCGATTTGCGCAAGGCGCATCCGTATTTGGTCTATGACCAGTTGCAATTCGATATTCCGACCGGTTCGGTGGGCGATTGCTACGACCGTTATCTCGTGCGCATGGAAGAGATGCGCCAGAGCGCCCGTATTTTGGCGCAATGCGCCGATAAAATTCCCGACGGCCCGGTGCATATCCAAAATGGCAAGACGGTTTTGCCGCCGAAGGAAAAAGTTTTGACGGGCATGGAAGAATTGATCCATCAATTCATTCTAGTGACGCAGGGTGAGAACGCGCCCCCGGGTGAAGTTTATTTCGGCGCGGAAAATCCCAAGGGCGAACTCGGCTTTTATATCCACAGCAAAGGCGGCGGCACCCCGCATCGCCTCAAAATTCGCGCGCCATCGTTCGTGAACCTGAGCATCCTTTCCCATTCGCTGCCCGGCCACCTGATGAGCGACGTCGTGGCGATTCTCGGGTCGCTGGATTTCGTGATGGGAGAATGCGACCGCTAA
- a CDS encoding NAD(P)H-dependent oxidoreductase subunit E: protein MSFTVPAALEAELNELVTHYPQKRSASLMFLHAIQEHFGYISKEAVEWTAAKLELQPINVYELVTFYPMFRQEPAGKTVLKVCRTLSCALGGSKQLHEHFCQKLGLDSHAHGLQTTKDGKFSVEFVECLASCGTAPVMMCNEDFYEGVSNAKADELLEKYK from the coding sequence ATGAGTTTTACCGTTCCAGCCGCACTTGAAGCCGAGTTGAACGAACTCGTGACGCATTATCCGCAAAAACGGAGCGCGTCGCTGATGTTTCTGCACGCCATTCAAGAGCATTTCGGCTACATCTCGAAAGAAGCCGTTGAGTGGACTGCCGCGAAGCTCGAGTTGCAGCCGATCAACGTGTATGAGTTGGTGACGTTTTACCCGATGTTCCGGCAGGAGCCGGCGGGCAAGACGGTGTTGAAAGTTTGCCGCACGCTGAGTTGTGCGCTTGGCGGTTCAAAACAGTTGCACGAACATTTTTGCCAGAAGCTCGGCCTCGATAGTCACGCCCACGGATTGCAGACGACGAAGGACGGGAAATTTTCGGTGGAATTTGTCGAGTGCCTGGCCAGTTGCGGCACCGCGCCGGTCATGATGTGCAATGAGGATTTTTACGAAGGCGTGAGCAACGCGAAGGCGGACGAACTATTGGAGAAGTATAAATGA
- a CDS encoding VOC family protein has protein sequence MNQIVWCDIPVKNLDRSIQFYSAVLGSAVKKESMPGMTFGLLPHANDSVSGCLVETTEVKPSEHGPLIYLNCDGRLDAAIAAVEANGGKVLKPKHPIGPYGFRAVILDSEGNRLALHSK, from the coding sequence ATGAACCAAATCGTGTGGTGTGACATACCGGTGAAAAATTTGGATCGTTCGATCCAATTTTATAGCGCCGTGCTTGGGTCGGCGGTGAAAAAAGAATCCATGCCCGGCATGACGTTCGGGCTGTTGCCGCACGCCAACGACAGCGTGAGCGGCTGCCTGGTTGAAACAACGGAAGTGAAGCCTTCCGAGCATGGCCCGTTGATTTATTTGAATTGCGACGGCCGCCTGGATGCGGCCATCGCCGCCGTGGAAGCGAACGGCGGGAAAGTTTTGAAACCGAAACATCCAATCGGCCCGTATGGTTTTCGCGCCGTGATTTTGGACAGTGAAGGCAACCGCCTCGCCTTGCACTCGAAGTAA
- a CDS encoding NADH-quinone oxidoreductase subunit C, translating into MELAQKLKEKFGDLIAEPVEFRGETTLKVLDAERIADVCAFAKNELKFDYLIDISSVDNYGDDPRYTVVYELYGLGHHVHLRLKTDVSEEKCELPTVTGVWRTADWHEREAFDMMGLRFRGHPDLRRILMWEGYPYFPLRKDFPLSGKPTDLPEVAFTKPAPLEGGPFVTIAGGKDRVAREPRVRIAESETVPLNARLERRSDIKDAHGQSHGPGTVDKKS; encoded by the coding sequence GTGGAACTTGCGCAAAAATTAAAAGAGAAATTCGGCGACCTCATCGCGGAACCCGTGGAGTTTCGCGGCGAGACGACGCTGAAAGTGCTCGATGCCGAACGCATCGCGGACGTGTGCGCCTTCGCGAAGAACGAACTGAAGTTCGATTACCTGATTGATATTTCGTCGGTGGATAATTACGGCGATGATCCACGTTACACGGTCGTTTATGAACTTTACGGTTTGGGTCATCACGTGCATTTGCGTTTGAAGACTGATGTCAGTGAAGAAAAATGTGAATTGCCGACCGTCACCGGTGTGTGGCGCACCGCTGACTGGCACGAGCGCGAGGCTTTTGACATGATGGGTTTGCGTTTTCGCGGGCATCCCGACCTGCGCCGTATTTTGATGTGGGAAGGCTATCCGTATTTTCCGTTGCGCAAGGATTTTCCGCTCTCGGGCAAGCCGACGGATTTGCCGGAAGTGGCTTTCACCAAGCCCGCGCCGCTCGAAGGCGGCCCGTTCGTCACCATTGCCGGCGGCAAAGACCGTGTCGCCCGCGAACCGCGCGTGCGCATTGCCGAATCGGAAACCGTTCCGCTCAACGCGCGCCTCGAACGCCGCAGCGACATCAAAGACGCCCACGGCCAATCGCATGGGCCGGGAACTGTGGACAAGAAAAGTTAA
- the nuoF gene encoding NADH-quinone oxidoreductase subunit NuoF, whose amino-acid sequence MPQEYRLILKHADEPGYTPEIDSYLRVGGYETLKKALAIAPKSLPDGKTQSAQEQIRDEVKLSGLRGRGGAGFSCGLKWSFVDRRSGKPIYLICNADESEPGTFKDRQIIYKDPHQMIEGMIISCFANDVKLAYIYIRGEFPEGARILNRALKDARAKNFLGKNILGSSYDLEIYVHRGAGAYICGEETGLIESLEGKRAYPRIKPPYFPAILGLYQCPTIVNNVETLCAVKHIVAMGASEFAKLGTPNNTGTRIVSISGHVKKPGYYEVEVGKATIGQLINEFAGGLRDGRKLKAIIPGGSSSKVFRAGEKFKLKKKVDGKDVEQEVEVLDLPYDFDSLMAAGTMSGSGAIIVVDDSADIVEVLANISEFYAHESCGQCTPCREGSLWMSKTLHRMTHGEGRKQDADYLVKIADNIPGGRTICAFGEACSWPVQSFVAKFKDEFVAKGAADEAKRAAGQGAGPTHDLKIAASPNA is encoded by the coding sequence ATGCCCCAGGAATATCGCCTTATCTTAAAACATGCGGACGAGCCCGGTTACACGCCGGAGATTGATTCCTATTTGCGCGTGGGCGGTTACGAGACGCTCAAGAAGGCGCTGGCGATTGCGCCCAAGAGCTTGCCCGATGGCAAGACGCAAAGCGCGCAGGAACAAATCCGCGACGAGGTCAAACTCTCCGGTTTGCGCGGTCGCGGCGGCGCGGGTTTTTCGTGCGGCTTAAAATGGTCGTTCGTGGACCGGCGCAGCGGCAAACCGATCTATCTCATTTGCAACGCCGACGAATCCGAGCCCGGCACGTTCAAGGATCGCCAGATCATTTACAAAGATCCGCATCAGATGATCGAAGGCATGATCATCTCCTGCTTCGCGAACGACGTGAAGCTTGCCTATATCTATATCCGCGGCGAATTTCCCGAGGGCGCGCGCATATTGAATCGCGCCTTGAAAGATGCGCGGGCGAAAAATTTTCTCGGCAAGAATATTCTGGGCAGCAGCTACGATCTGGAAATCTACGTTCACCGTGGCGCGGGCGCTTACATTTGCGGTGAAGAAACGGGCTTGATCGAATCGCTCGAAGGCAAGCGCGCCTACCCGCGCATCAAGCCGCCTTATTTTCCCGCGATTCTCGGCCTTTATCAATGCCCAACCATCGTCAACAATGTTGAAACGCTTTGCGCGGTGAAACATATCGTGGCGATGGGCGCATCGGAGTTCGCGAAACTCGGCACGCCGAACAACACCGGCACGCGCATCGTGAGCATAAGCGGGCATGTGAAAAAGCCGGGTTACTACGAAGTCGAAGTGGGCAAGGCGACGATCGGGCAGTTGATCAATGAATTCGCGGGCGGCTTGCGCGACGGGCGCAAATTGAAAGCGATCATCCCGGGCGGTTCGTCCTCCAAAGTTTTCAGGGCCGGCGAAAAGTTCAAATTGAAGAAAAAAGTGGACGGGAAAGATGTCGAGCAGGAAGTGGAAGTGCTCGATCTGCCTTACGATTTTGACTCGCTCATGGCGGCAGGCACCATGTCGGGCTCCGGCGCGATCATCGTGGTTGACGATTCCGCGGACATCGTGGAAGTGCTGGCGAACATCAGCGAATTTTACGCGCACGAAAGTTGCGGCCAATGCACGCCGTGTCGCGAGGGCTCGCTCTGGATGAGCAAGACGCTGCATCGCATGACGCACGGCGAGGGCCGCAAGCAGGACGCCGATTACCTCGTGAAAATCGCCGACAACATTCCCGGTGGCCGGACGATCTGCGCCTTCGGCGAAGCTTGTTCCTGGCCCGTGCAAAGTTTCGTGGCCAAGTTTAAAGATGAATTCGTGGCCAAAGGCGCGGCGGATGAAGCAAAGCGCGCGGCTGGCCAAGGCGCCGGGCCGACGCATGATTTAAAAATCGCGGCGAGTCCCAACGCATAG
- a CDS encoding addiction module protein — protein MNATTEQVFIEALSLPTQSRAELAQKLLASLNRETDSAEIEAAWAEEAVGRCNAYDQGKIPERDSMDVLRDAYKKVG, from the coding sequence ATGAATGCGACCACTGAACAAGTATTCATCGAAGCGCTCTCGTTGCCGACGCAGTCGCGCGCAGAGCTGGCGCAAAAATTATTGGCGAGCTTGAATCGTGAGACTGACTCGGCAGAAATAGAAGCCGCATGGGCAGAAGAAGCCGTTGGGCGGTGCAATGCATACGATCAGGGCAAAATTCCTGAGCGTGATTCCATGGATGTATTGCGGGATGCCTACAAAAAAGTTGGGTGA
- a CDS encoding addiction module protein — translation MSTPAPTEKAMTTTALEFCVKALSLPRQTRAEIAEHLLSSLEDDESFAHTEALWRNEIRRRRDEIRDGKTKLRPADKVMRSALRAIA, via the coding sequence ATGTCCACACCCGCACCAACTGAAAAAGCCATGACAACGACCGCATTGGAATTTTGCGTCAAGGCATTGAGTTTGCCTCGCCAAACCCGGGCTGAAATTGCCGAGCATCTTTTGAGCAGTCTTGAGGATGATGAATCTTTCGCACATACTGAGGCACTATGGAGAAATGAAATACGCCGCCGCCGCGACGAAATTCGCGACGGAAAAACCAAATTGCGCCCGGCTGACAAAGTTATGCGGAGTGCCCTGCGCGCAATAGCGTGA
- a CDS encoding type II toxin-antitoxin system RelE/ParE family toxin: MKRITYLSVAETELTDAAKYYDEQQPGLGREFLDAIKSAQEFIQRNPELPSIYKELVRSRRVKPFSYKLLYRELSDRIQIVAVMHCSRRPDYWQNRIS, from the coding sequence GTGAAGAGAATAACTTATTTAAGTGTCGCCGAGACAGAATTGACCGATGCCGCAAAATATTATGATGAACAACAACCGGGACTTGGCAGAGAATTTCTTGATGCGATCAAAAGCGCCCAGGAATTCATCCAGCGCAATCCGGAATTGCCATCTATTTACAAAGAACTCGTGCGCAGTCGGCGGGTTAAGCCATTTTCCTATAAATTGCTCTACCGCGAATTATCAGACCGTATCCAAATCGTCGCGGTTATGCATTGCAGCCGGCGGCCTGATTATTGGCAAAACCGAATCTCATAA
- a CDS encoding ABC transporter permease subunit — MIFLPIVERELRVAARRGATFVWRSLMALCAIGIGIIVFLANFNQPDTVVGYAIFTGLAVLALVYCLFAGRLSTADCLSEEKREGTLGLLFLTDLTGNDVVLGKLAATSLNAFYGLLALFPVLALPLLMGGVAYTEFTRLVLVLLDTFLFSLAIGMFASSLTRDLRHAMAVNFAMLLALTLVIPCIGAAIAAWWHVIINPFGYTSPIYCFVLVFDRFYKPTPYNFWFSLFIIHGITWWLLYQAGRIVPHSWQDAPKPKPVTAKNKAPRQGWWHKWSYGPVEKLPAHRKKLLDVNAFFWLSSRARLKPMHVWVFLFLLGAWYFFLHITADGIVDDALDLMAALLLTTTLKLWLALEAGQQLARDKKSGALELLLSTPLNEHDIVRGQMLALRRQFFFPTIAVLILDLVLMYGALSFNKQHPDPQLGYIWMGSILMVPIDLIALSWFGMASALTAKNYNRSVMAAAGMLALPYLIFGVGTVIAEVWIDLTSSPPAFGSAFHPGWFFALSLVTDVFFGRRAYKQLFGGMRRMASQRFISATRAEAEIKPAKPKISRRKLALRWAVATAVIAVVAGYLSMDSPRHFPPPVIVPMSTGQGTLQVFPSSAGAIFILPDGTLWRFGKTGGNMDRAIVPEPFDTNRWTSVAAAPEDFIGIRDDGTLWQEPFRYGAPGGLSQLGSDHDWVKVSGVNSHGCAIKRDGSLWVWGNNQIGQLGIGPGPFQETPVQVGSDKNWSSTFCSGAATLAIRTDGTLWAWGRTFFISGFQYSSVANFATPTQVCRDTNWSDFPVTGMTIKVRNRAGELWEPFLLPPDALLGADATCRLACYAANSNRLAYAFCGEPTAFEIRTNGTLWRKEYTSGSTMIASTEKWQQVGKRADWVSLWGGGGTIYGLTTDGVLWTWGFDPTRTDEPDNFHESLRVFHLQILAAMGKASGGARFGMNRNAVWQYEKKPHAILRLTGAPSVASTP; from the coding sequence ATGATTTTCCTGCCGATTGTCGAACGCGAATTGCGCGTGGCTGCGCGCCGAGGAGCAACTTTTGTGTGGCGATCACTGATGGCGCTTTGTGCCATCGGCATCGGCATCATCGTTTTTCTCGCCAACTTCAACCAGCCCGACACCGTGGTTGGCTACGCCATTTTCACCGGACTGGCCGTGCTTGCATTGGTTTATTGTCTCTTTGCCGGACGCCTTTCCACCGCCGATTGTCTGAGCGAAGAAAAGCGCGAAGGCACGCTCGGCCTGCTCTTTCTCACGGACCTGACCGGCAACGACGTCGTGCTTGGGAAATTGGCGGCGACATCTTTGAACGCCTTCTACGGTTTGCTCGCGTTGTTTCCCGTGCTCGCTTTGCCGCTGCTCATGGGTGGTGTCGCCTACACGGAATTTACGCGGCTCGTGCTCGTGTTGCTCGACACTTTTTTATTTTCACTCGCCATCGGCATGTTTGCTTCGTCGCTCACCCGCGATCTTCGCCACGCGATGGCCGTCAACTTTGCCATGCTGCTCGCGTTGACGCTGGTGATCCCGTGTATTGGTGCGGCTATCGCCGCGTGGTGGCACGTGATTATCAATCCATTTGGATATACCAGCCCCATCTACTGTTTCGTGTTGGTCTTTGACCGGTTTTACAAACCGACGCCATACAATTTCTGGTTCTCGTTATTCATTATTCATGGCATCACGTGGTGGCTGCTGTACCAGGCGGGACGCATCGTGCCGCACTCGTGGCAGGACGCGCCCAAACCAAAACCAGTTACGGCAAAAAACAAAGCGCCGCGGCAGGGCTGGTGGCACAAGTGGAGCTACGGCCCGGTTGAAAAACTTCCCGCGCACCGGAAAAAATTGCTCGATGTGAACGCCTTCTTCTGGCTTTCCTCGCGCGCGCGGCTCAAGCCCATGCACGTCTGGGTTTTTCTTTTTCTGCTGGGCGCGTGGTATTTCTTTCTTCACATCACCGCCGATGGAATCGTGGATGATGCCCTCGACCTCATGGCCGCGCTGCTGCTGACCACGACGCTCAAACTGTGGCTCGCGCTCGAAGCCGGCCAGCAACTTGCGCGCGATAAAAAATCCGGCGCGCTCGAATTGCTGCTCTCCACGCCGCTCAATGAGCACGACATCGTGCGCGGACAAATGCTCGCCCTGCGCCGGCAATTTTTTTTCCCGACGATTGCGGTTTTGATTTTGGATTTGGTCCTGATGTACGGCGCGCTTAGCTTCAACAAGCAGCATCCCGATCCACAACTGGGCTATATCTGGATGGGCTCGATCCTCATGGTTCCGATAGACCTGATCGCGCTCAGTTGGTTCGGCATGGCCTCGGCGCTCACGGCAAAAAATTACAATCGCTCGGTGATGGCGGCGGCGGGCATGCTGGCGCTGCCGTATCTGATTTTTGGCGTGGGCACGGTCATAGCTGAAGTGTGGATTGACCTGACTTCAAGCCCGCCCGCGTTCGGCTCGGCTTTTCACCCGGGGTGGTTTTTTGCGCTCTCGCTGGTGACCGATGTCTTTTTTGGACGGCGCGCTTACAAGCAATTATTTGGCGGGATGCGCCGCATGGCTTCGCAACGATTTATTTCCGCCACGCGCGCGGAAGCCGAAATCAAACCCGCGAAACCTAAAATCTCGCGGCGCAAACTTGCTCTGCGCTGGGCGGTGGCGACGGCTGTGATCGCTGTCGTGGCCGGATACCTGAGCATGGATTCGCCGCGCCATTTTCCGCCGCCAGTTATCGTGCCGATGAGCACCGGGCAAGGGACGTTGCAGGTTTTTCCGTCGAGCGCCGGGGCGATTTTTATTTTGCCGGATGGGACGTTGTGGCGATTCGGCAAAACCGGAGGGAACATGGACCGGGCGATCGTGCCGGAACCGTTCGACACCAATCGTTGGACGAGTGTGGCGGCGGCGCCGGAGGATTTTATCGGCATTCGCGACGACGGGACATTATGGCAGGAGCCGTTTCGTTACGGTGCTCCCGGTGGGCTTTCTCAACTGGGCTCGGACCATGATTGGGTGAAAGTCTCCGGCGTCAATTCCCACGGTTGCGCCATCAAACGCGACGGCTCCTTGTGGGTGTGGGGAAACAATCAGATCGGCCAATTGGGCATCGGCCCGGGTCCGTTTCAGGAAACACCCGTGCAGGTCGGCAGCGATAAGAATTGGTCGTCCACCTTTTGCTCGGGCGCGGCCACGCTCGCCATCCGAACCGATGGCACACTCTGGGCCTGGGGACGCACGTTTTTCATCAGTGGCTTTCAGTACTCCTCCGTCGCCAATTTCGCAACTCCCACCCAGGTCTGCCGCGACACCAACTGGAGCGATTTCCCAGTCACAGGCATGACCATCAAGGTTCGCAATCGCGCGGGCGAACTTTGGGAGCCATTCCTCCTGCCACCCGATGCGCTGCTGGGCGCGGATGCCACCTGCCGCCTCGCCTGTTACGCGGCAAACTCCAATCGGCTCGCTTATGCTTTTTGCGGAGAACCAACAGCTTTTGAAATTCGCACCAACGGCACGCTTTGGCGGAAGGAATACACAAGTGGCTCGACCATGATTGCATCCACCGAGAAATGGCAGCAGGTCGGCAAACGCGCGGACTGGGTTTCGCTTTGGGGCGGCGGTGGGACGATTTACGGCCTGACGACGGATGGTGTTCTTTGGACCTGGGGCTTCGACCCGACCCGCACGGATGAGCCGGATAATTTTCACGAAAGCCTGCGCGTGTTTCATTTGCAAATCCTCGCCGCCATGGGTAAAGCCTCTGGCGGCGCACGGTTCGGGATGAATCGAAACGCCGTCTGGCAATACGAAAAAAAACCGCACGCCATCCTGCGTCTCACTGGCGCGCCGTCGGTGGCTTCGACACCATAG
- a CDS encoding molybdopterin-dependent oxidoreductase: MSTPAPTETKAAPPPVETIKVKVDGREISVPKTTPDPITGKPTPTTMIQACALSKVDVPHYCYHPKLPVVGNCRMCLVEFGTPALGPDRKPVMNPDGTPKIAKSPRPAIACATPVSPGMEIYTNTHGVKQMREGVLEFLLINHPLDCPICDQAGECKLQEYSVDYGQATSRFVETKVHKPKHVDLGPRIVLDDERCILCTRCIRFSRDIAQDDALGIVNRGSYNTLSAYPGKAFDNNYTLNTVDICPVGALTSKDFRFQMRVWFLKETKSVCTSCSTGCNIVVGSREEKVFRYEPRENDAVNSSWMCDAGRLNYKWIGSENRLTEVRIGKTSTTWAAALNEISDKLAKVKNGSVAIVASARQTNEELFLLAKLAKKFNAITDSVPRPQAADKLLVSNDRNPNSNGATLTGIAPATMGTNLPHIAQGIRNGSIKTLIVFGEDVTKHGIGTDLLSKLDTLIVSEILPNTTTELAHYTLPGCAHIEKRGSFTNGKGRVQKFMKGVEPRGDARPEWEFLHELVYNVTGQNGFASIEGLFNQMAKEIPAFNGLTWAGLGDTGASITI, encoded by the coding sequence ATGTCCACACCCGCACCAACTGAAACGAAGGCCGCGCCGCCGCCGGTTGAGACCATCAAGGTCAAGGTGGATGGCCGCGAGATTTCCGTGCCCAAGACCACGCCGGACCCGATCACAGGCAAGCCGACGCCCACGACGATGATTCAGGCGTGCGCGCTCTCCAAGGTGGATGTCCCGCATTATTGTTATCATCCCAAGTTGCCGGTGGTCGGCAACTGCCGCATGTGCCTGGTCGAGTTCGGCACGCCCGCGCTGGGGCCGGACCGCAAGCCGGTCATGAATCCCGACGGCACGCCGAAGATCGCGAAATCGCCGCGTCCCGCGATTGCCTGCGCCACGCCGGTTTCGCCGGGGATGGAAATTTACACGAACACGCACGGCGTGAAACAGATGCGCGAGGGCGTGCTGGAATTTTTGCTGATCAATCATCCGCTGGATTGTCCGATTTGCGACCAGGCGGGCGAATGCAAGTTGCAGGAATATTCCGTGGATTACGGCCAGGCGACGAGCCGCTTCGTGGAGACGAAAGTCCACAAGCCCAAGCACGTTGACCTCGGGCCGCGCATCGTCCTCGACGACGAGCGTTGCATCCTGTGTACCCGCTGCATCCGGTTTTCGCGCGACATCGCGCAGGACGACGCCCTGGGCATTGTCAATCGCGGCAGTTACAACACGCTCAGCGCGTATCCCGGCAAAGCCTTTGACAATAATTACACGCTGAACACGGTGGACATTTGCCCGGTGGGCGCGCTGACCTCGAAAGATTTTCGTTTCCAGATGCGCGTGTGGTTTCTCAAGGAAACCAAGAGCGTCTGCACGAGTTGTTCGACGGGCTGCAATATCGTTGTCGGTTCGCGCGAAGAAAAAGTGTTTCGCTACGAGCCGCGCGAGAACGATGCCGTCAATTCGAGTTGGATGTGCGATGCGGGCCGCCTTAATTATAAATGGATCGGCAGTGAAAATCGTTTGACTGAAGTGCGCATCGGCAAAACCTCGACCACCTGGGCGGCGGCGCTCAACGAAATTTCCGACAAACTTGCGAAAGTCAAAAATGGCTCCGTCGCCATCGTTGCTTCCGCGCGACAGACGAACGAAGAATTATTTTTGCTCGCAAAACTGGCGAAGAAATTCAACGCCATCACCGACTCCGTTCCGCGCCCGCAAGCGGCTGACAAATTGCTCGTCAGCAACGACCGCAATCCGAACAGCAATGGCGCGACGCTCACGGGCATCGCGCCCGCGACGATGGGTACGAATTTGCCGCATATCGCCCAAGGCATCCGCAATGGCAGCATCAAGACGCTGATTGTTTTTGGTGAAGACGTGACGAAGCATGGTATCGGCACGGATTTGCTCAGCAAATTGGACACGCTTATCGTCAGCGAAATTTTGCCGAACACGACGACCGAACTGGCGCATTACACGTTGCCCGGTTGCGCGCATATCGAAAAGCGCGGCAGCTTCACGAATGGCAAGGGCCGCGTGCAGAAATTCATGAAGGGCGTCGAGCCTCGCGGCGACGCGCGTCCTGAGTGGGAATTTTTGCACGAGTTGGTTTACAACGTCACTGGCCAAAACGGTTTTGCGAGCATCGAAGGATTGTTCAATCAGATGGCGAAGGAAATTCCGGCGTTCAATGGCCTGACCTGGGCCGGGCTCGGTGACACGGGAGCAAGCATAACCATTTAA